One region of Gossypium raimondii isolate GPD5lz chromosome 6, ASM2569854v1, whole genome shotgun sequence genomic DNA includes:
- the LOC105771719 gene encoding uncharacterized protein LOC105771719, translating to MDIKPSFNYLLGRPWIHSAGAVPSSLHQKLKLVTEGQLVTISAEEDIIASVTSDAPYLGSDDKAIKCSFQSLEFVNATFVVEGNKIPMPSISRATRMGLQMTVGKGAMPRRGLGRCLQGRIEIEVYVDDMIAKSQTERKHVQVLRKLFLRLRKFQLKLNLAKCIFGARSGKLLGFVVSEKGIEIDPDKVRAIRDLPPPRTQKEVRECQEAFDKIKQYLSNTPVLSPPRPDKPLIMYLTVFDNSMGYVLGQHDETVKKEKAIYYLSKKFTDCEMRWQILLSKFDIVYVNQKAIKGSAIAEFFASRGNGIGAVLVSLNGDHYPFTSKLDFDCTNNMVEYEACIMGIGAAIERKIKILEVHGDSALVIYQLKGEWEMRDPKLVRYRKLVLKLIEEFDSVTFSYLPRDKNQMANALATLMSMIKVNKPEDVKPIQISIHETSAPCYSIEEEENNEHPWYQDILRYVKNREYPDHATENDKRTLRRLAIYYVLDVEILYKKGKYQVLLRCVDAVEAKKTLEEVMKVSVERMLMAEQWPNRL from the exons ATGGATATCAAGCCTTCGTTTAATTACTTGTTGGGAAGACCTTGGATTCATTCAGCGGGAGCGGTGCCTTCATCATTGCACCAGAAGTTGAAATTGGTAACAGAAGGCCAATTAGTTACGATAAGCGCTGAAGAAGACATCATTGCATCAGTAACCAGTGACGCACCATATTTGGGATCGGATGATAAGGCGATCAAATGTTCCTTTCAATCCTTAGAATTCGTAAATGCGACCTTTGTTGTCGAGGGAAATAAGATCCCGATGCCCAGCATATCCAGAGCCACGAGGATGGGACTACAAATGACAGTTGGGAAAGGAGCTATGCCTAGGAGAGGACTTGGAAGATGTCTTCAAGGAAGGATAGAG ATTGAagtatatgttgatgacatgatcGCAAAATCCCAGACGGAAAGAAAACATGTGCAAGTCTTAAGAAAGTTGTTCTTaagattaagaaagttccaACTCAAACTTAATCTAGCCAAATGTATCTTTGGAGCTAGGTCAGGAAAACTTCTGGGGTTTGTAGTCAGTGAAAAAGGGATTGAAATCGACCCAGACAAAGTCAGGGCAATTCGAGATTTGCCTCCACCacgtactcagaaagaagttcgag aatgccaggaggcttttgacaagataaaacaGTACTTGTCCAATACTCCAGTGTTGTCGCCACCTAGGCCAGATAAACCATTGATCATGTATTTAACAGTGTTCGATAACTCCATGGGATATGTGCTAGGTCAACATGACGAGACAGTAAAGAAGGAGAAGGCAATCTATTATCTTAGTAAGAAATTTACTGACTGTGAAATGAG GTGGCAGATCCTACTCTCCAAATTTGATATAGTCTATGTAAATCAGAAGGCTATCAAAGGGAGCGCGATAGCAGAATTTTTTGCCAGCAGAG gcaatggaattggggcagtccttGTGTCCCTTaatggagatcattatccttttactAGTAAATTGGATTTCGATTGCACCAATAACATGGTtgaatatgaagcttgcatcatgggcaTCGGGGCAGCCATAGAGCGAAAAATTAAGATACTAGAGGTACACGGAGACTCTGCATTAGTAATATATCAACtcaaaggggaatgggaaaTGAGAGACCCAAAGTTAGTCCGCTATCGGAAATTGGTTCTGAAATTGATTGAGGAGTTTGACAGTGTCACCTTTTCTTATCTACCACGAGACAAAAACCAGATGGCTAATGCTTTGGCCACCCTAATGTCTATGATCAAAGTGAACAAACCAGAAGATGTGAAGCCTATTCAGATCAGCATTCATGAGACCTCAGCTCCTTGCTACAGTATTGAAGAAGAGGAAAATAATGAACATCCATGGTACCAAGACATACTACGATATGTAAAGAACCGTGAATACCCCGACCATGCGACAGAAAATGACAAAAGGACATTGAGGAGACTGGCTATTTATTATGTCCTAGATGTGGAAATTTTGTACAAGAAGGGAAAATATCAAGTATTGTTAAGATGCGTAGATGCTGTAGAGGCTAAGAAAACTTTAGAAGAAGTCATGAAGGTATCTGTGGAACGCATGCTAATGGCTGAACAATGGCCaaacagattatga
- the LOC105771495 gene encoding uncharacterized protein LOC105771495 — METPLSSRRVTRSQTLAASNNGIPVSKVKTKGSEKSASKARIRNGKQQQQEERSALIGITNDSPIVGVVMKTPSSAVVVKGKTNMMTMMTPGFGEALRGQVKTLLQKVEEEAEVSKVPL, encoded by the exons ATGGAGACCCCTTTATCTTCAAGAAGAGTTACTAGGTCACAGACTTTGGCTGCTTCCAACAACGGTATCCCTGTTTCCA AAGTAAAGACTAAAGGATCGGAGAAGAGTGCGTCTAAAGCAAGAATAAGAAATGggaaacaacaacaacaagaagAAAGGTCTGCGCTAATTGGTATAACAAACGATTCGCCGATTGTTGGGGTTGTAATGAAGACTCCATCCTCTGCTGTAGTAGTTAAGGGTAAGACCAACATGATGACGATGATGACTCCTGGTTTTGGTGAGGCTTTAAGGGGTCAGGTTAAGACTCTGTTGCAGAAGGTTGAGGAAGAGGCTGAGGTTTCAAAAGTTCCATTGTAG